In Simplicispira sp. 125, one DNA window encodes the following:
- a CDS encoding methylamine utilization protein: MKSLLLPVGSWLRAVGLALLPLASAWAGSVQVEVRDAAADKPLDQAVVYLESAEARRQVRPMHGVVMAQQQKQFVPAVLVTTVGTEVQFPNMDAVRHHVYSFSPTKKFELKLYKGKDAQPVLFDQPGVVLLGCNIHDNMVGWIVVLDTPYYAQTGLGGSVAGRVRLDNVPTGSYQLRVWHPRQPVGTPALQQTLTVPAAGEAVVTVQMVGLQP, encoded by the coding sequence ATGAAATCACTGCTATTGCCGGTAGGTTCCTGGTTGCGGGCGGTCGGGTTGGCGCTGTTGCCCCTGGCGTCGGCCTGGGCGGGCAGTGTGCAGGTGGAGGTTCGTGACGCCGCTGCAGACAAGCCCCTGGATCAGGCGGTGGTTTATCTGGAGTCCGCCGAGGCGCGCCGCCAGGTGAGGCCTATGCATGGCGTGGTCATGGCACAGCAACAAAAGCAATTTGTGCCTGCCGTGCTGGTGACCACCGTGGGCACCGAGGTGCAGTTTCCGAACATGGACGCGGTGCGTCACCATGTCTATTCTTTCTCGCCTACCAAGAAATTTGAACTCAAGCTCTACAAGGGCAAGGATGCCCAGCCGGTGCTGTTTGATCAGCCGGGAGTGGTCTTGCTGGGCTGCAATATCCACGACAACATGGTGGGTTGGATTGTTGTGCTGGATACACCCTACTACGCACAGACGGGCCTGGGTGGCTCTGTGGCAGGCCGCGTGCGCCTCGATAACGTGCCCACAGGCAGCTACCAGTTGCGCGTCTGGCACCCACGCCAGCCGGTGGGTACGCCCGCTCTGCAACAAACCCTGACGGTGCCGGCTGCGGGCGAAGCCGTGGTCACGGTGCAGATGGTGGGGTTGCAGCCTTGA
- a CDS encoding ABC transporter substrate-binding protein: MHFPPSPTASSSAQPYFPRRRSVLAAALALPVLGWASRAHAQDGVVKIFQSTALTGPLGDLGSAMHQGAKAAFAGANARGGVHGRKIELATLDDGYEIPRALANVDKFLADPDCFALFNCMGTPMVGAMMPKVLESGVPFFAPFTGGQLSRIPGARNVFNIRASYAEEAEKAVQHLATIGIRRIAVVYQNNAFGKEVFDSAQKAIAEAKLPPALTATVENDSSDAASAAAKLAAGNPEAVLIGLAGKPALEFVKAFRPMRQGVTLYALSVLGTSANVKALGPHATGMAISQVMPLPSNVVVPVVREFQQALKALGTPADSSHLALEGYINARVFIEALQRAGRNPTRAAFIDATWNLKKMDLGGFEVNASTPERNASRFVELTLVTRDGRFMR; this comes from the coding sequence ATGCATTTTCCCCCTTCCCCCACGGCTTCATCGTCTGCACAGCCCTATTTCCCCAGGCGTCGCAGCGTGCTCGCCGCCGCTCTTGCCCTGCCCGTGCTGGGTTGGGCCTCGCGTGCACATGCGCAAGACGGCGTGGTGAAGATCTTTCAATCGACCGCACTGACAGGCCCGCTGGGTGATCTGGGCTCTGCCATGCACCAGGGCGCCAAGGCTGCCTTCGCTGGCGCCAATGCACGCGGCGGCGTACATGGGCGAAAAATTGAGCTTGCGACCCTGGACGATGGGTATGAAATTCCGCGTGCCCTGGCCAACGTCGACAAGTTTCTGGCAGACCCCGATTGCTTCGCTCTCTTCAACTGCATGGGCACCCCCATGGTGGGCGCAATGATGCCCAAGGTGCTGGAGTCGGGCGTGCCGTTCTTTGCCCCGTTCACGGGGGGGCAGCTCAGCCGCATTCCGGGCGCCCGCAATGTCTTCAACATCCGCGCCAGCTACGCCGAGGAGGCTGAGAAGGCTGTGCAGCACCTGGCCACCATCGGCATCCGCCGCATTGCGGTCGTGTACCAGAACAACGCCTTCGGCAAGGAGGTGTTTGACAGCGCGCAAAAGGCCATTGCCGAAGCCAAGCTACCCCCGGCCCTCACGGCCACGGTAGAGAACGACTCTTCCGATGCGGCCAGCGCCGCAGCCAAGCTGGCCGCTGGCAATCCCGAGGCGGTGTTGATCGGTCTTGCGGGCAAGCCCGCCCTGGAGTTTGTGAAGGCTTTTCGCCCAATGCGCCAGGGCGTCACGCTCTATGCGCTCTCGGTGCTGGGCACCTCGGCCAATGTCAAAGCGCTGGGGCCCCACGCCACCGGCATGGCCATTTCACAGGTTATGCCTCTGCCATCGAACGTGGTGGTTCCTGTCGTGCGCGAATTCCAGCAAGCCCTCAAGGCCCTGGGCACACCGGCCGACTCCTCACACTTGGCGCTGGAGGGCTACATCAATGCCCGCGTCTTCATCGAAGCGCTGCAGCGTGCCGGGCGCAACCCGACGCGTGCCGCGTTTATTGATGCGACCTGGAATCTCAAAAAAATGGATCTGGGAGGTTTCGAAGTGAACGCCAGCACACCCGAGCGCAATGCCTCTCGTTTTGTGGAGCTCACGCTGGTGACGCGTGACGGTCGGTTCATGCGCTGA
- a CDS encoding AMP-binding protein gives MKTTFPQLLLKHAAERPTDAALREKEYGIWQTWTWNDTAETVRHLACGLLALGFQRGQNLALVGDNRPHLYMSMVAVQSIGGVPIPLYQDAVASEMAFVMEDAEVQFLFAENQEQVDKLLEVRETVPGMAHIIYDDPRGLRKYDQPGLISTEKLKELGAEWDRTHAGAWDAQVAQNRPDDVSVILYTSGTTGKPKGVCQTHASFIGSAQGGVEVDGLNPKDNVISYLPPAWVGDHLFSLAQWLVAGFTINCPESAATVSIDLREIGPTYYFAPPRVFEGMLTSVSIRMEDAAPFKRWMYAKAMDLARRVGSDILDGKPVGLMDRLMYTLGDITIYGPLRNVMGLSRIRVAYTAGAAIGPDLFRFFRSIGINLKQLYGQTETCAYVCIQKNGQVKLNTVGQAAPGIELKIADNGEVLVKGVSVLKEYYKRPDATAEVIDANGYFHTGDAGVLDQDGHLRIIDRAKDVGKLTGGAMFAPNYIENKLKFFPQVKEAVCFGHDKNQVCAFINIDYEAVGNWAERQGLPYGGYVDLASKPQVLQLIAECIGQVNADLASEPGMSDTQVARFLVLHKELDPDDDELTRTRKVRRNFIAQKYGVLVDALYDGRTAQFIETQVKFEDGRTGSVSATLQILDAKIHAPAKATA, from the coding sequence ATGAAGACCACGTTCCCGCAACTGCTGCTCAAACACGCAGCCGAGCGCCCCACCGACGCGGCGCTGCGCGAAAAAGAATACGGCATCTGGCAGACATGGACCTGGAATGACACCGCCGAAACCGTACGGCACCTGGCCTGCGGCCTGCTCGCCCTGGGTTTCCAGCGCGGCCAGAACCTGGCCCTGGTGGGCGACAACCGCCCCCACCTCTACATGAGCATGGTGGCCGTGCAGAGCATTGGCGGCGTGCCCATTCCGCTCTACCAGGATGCCGTGGCCTCTGAAATGGCCTTCGTGATGGAGGATGCCGAAGTCCAGTTCCTGTTCGCCGAGAACCAGGAACAGGTCGACAAGCTGCTGGAAGTGCGCGAAACCGTGCCCGGCATGGCACACATCATTTACGACGACCCGCGCGGCCTGCGCAAATACGACCAGCCCGGCCTGATCAGCACCGAAAAACTCAAGGAACTGGGTGCCGAATGGGACCGCACCCACGCAGGTGCCTGGGATGCCCAGGTGGCACAGAACAGGCCCGACGATGTGTCGGTGATCCTCTACACCTCGGGCACCACCGGCAAGCCCAAGGGCGTGTGCCAGACCCACGCAAGCTTCATCGGCTCCGCCCAAGGCGGCGTCGAGGTCGATGGCCTGAACCCCAAAGACAACGTGATTTCCTACCTGCCCCCGGCCTGGGTGGGTGATCACCTGTTCTCGCTGGCCCAGTGGCTGGTGGCGGGCTTCACCATCAACTGCCCCGAGTCGGCCGCCACCGTCTCCATCGACCTGCGCGAGATCGGCCCGACCTACTACTTCGCGCCGCCGCGCGTGTTCGAGGGCATGCTGACGTCTGTCTCCATCCGCATGGAAGATGCCGCGCCCTTCAAGCGCTGGATGTACGCCAAGGCCATGGACCTGGCCCGGCGCGTGGGCTCGGACATCCTCGACGGCAAGCCGGTGGGTTTGATGGACCGCCTGATGTACACCTTGGGTGACATCACCATCTACGGCCCGCTGCGCAACGTCATGGGCCTGTCGCGCATTCGCGTGGCCTACACCGCGGGCGCTGCCATCGGCCCGGACCTGTTCCGCTTTTTCCGCTCCATCGGCATCAACCTCAAGCAACTCTACGGCCAGACCGAGACCTGCGCCTATGTGTGCATCCAGAAGAACGGCCAGGTCAAGCTCAACACAGTGGGCCAGGCCGCGCCCGGCATCGAGCTGAAGATTGCCGACAACGGCGAGGTGCTGGTCAAGGGCGTCTCGGTGCTCAAGGAGTACTACAAGCGCCCCGACGCCACGGCCGAGGTCATCGACGCCAACGGCTACTTCCACACCGGCGATGCCGGCGTGCTCGACCAGGACGGCCACCTGCGCATCATCGACCGCGCCAAGGACGTGGGCAAGCTCACCGGCGGCGCCATGTTCGCGCCAAACTACATCGAGAACAAGCTCAAGTTCTTCCCGCAGGTCAAGGAAGCCGTGTGCTTCGGCCACGACAAAAACCAGGTCTGCGCCTTCATCAACATCGACTACGAGGCCGTGGGCAACTGGGCCGAGCGCCAGGGCCTGCCCTATGGCGGCTATGTGGACCTGGCCTCCAAGCCCCAGGTGCTGCAGCTCATCGCCGAATGCATCGGCCAGGTCAACGCCGACCTGGCGAGCGAGCCTGGCATGTCCGACACGCAGGTAGCGCGCTTCCTGGTGCTGCACAAAGAGCTGGACCCCGATGACGACGAGCTG
- a CDS encoding Crp/Fnr family transcriptional regulator, which translates to MYQDLSLHHRRRQPTTEELGGIPWLSLLQAAERERAVAALLVGDALAGDYVCRIGRPVTYWFGVVEGLLKMSNDNADGGTMTFAGLPPGGWFGEGTAVKREPYRYNVQALRKSVVAGLPIDTFHWLLDHSIGFNRFVMHQLNERLGQFIAAREIDRLNNPDVRVARSLAALFNSVLYPGVGEVLRITQQELAYLVGLSRQRVNESLATLEAQGAIRVEYGGLRVLNLEAMRAGWLREGK; encoded by the coding sequence ATGTACCAGGACTTGTCACTGCACCACCGCCGACGCCAGCCCACCACGGAAGAGTTGGGCGGGATTCCTTGGCTGTCCCTCCTGCAGGCTGCCGAGCGTGAGCGCGCAGTGGCAGCGCTGCTCGTGGGCGATGCCCTGGCCGGCGACTACGTTTGCCGAATCGGACGCCCTGTCACCTACTGGTTCGGCGTAGTCGAAGGGCTGTTGAAAATGAGCAACGACAACGCCGATGGCGGCACCATGACCTTTGCCGGTCTGCCACCTGGAGGCTGGTTTGGAGAGGGCACGGCGGTCAAGCGCGAACCCTACCGCTACAACGTCCAGGCGCTGCGCAAGAGTGTGGTCGCCGGGCTGCCCATTGATACTTTTCACTGGCTGCTAGACCACTCCATCGGGTTCAACCGGTTTGTAATGCACCAGCTCAACGAGCGCCTGGGGCAATTCATCGCGGCGCGCGAAATCGATCGATTGAACAACCCGGATGTGCGGGTCGCCCGCAGCTTGGCCGCGCTGTTCAACTCGGTGCTTTACCCCGGTGTGGGGGAAGTGCTGCGCATTACCCAGCAAGAACTGGCCTATTTGGTGGGGCTGTCGCGCCAGCGCGTCAACGAGTCCCTGGCCACGCTGGAAGCGCAAGGGGCCATTCGTGTCGAATACGGCGGTCTCAGGGTGCTGAATCTGGAAGCCATGCGTGCAGGTTGGCTCCGCGAGGGCAAATGA